CACCATCCTGGAACTGGAACCCCACGTAGGGCTGGCTCCAGCATGATCCCACATGTGTGAATCCGGGACTGCCTCGGGACATCTGGTCAACCCCCATGCTTGGGCCTGAGGGATGGGTAGGGAGTTGGAAAGGGGCCTGAAGGAGAGTAATTAGAAAGGAACTTAGAAAACTGTGAGGAAGGCTCTCCAAAGCCCAGAACCCTGAGGCTCAGGCCTGGGACAGGAGTCTTGCTTGCACAGGTCTTAGGGCAGTGATGTCTTCTGTAAAGCCCAGGGTCTCTGTAACCCGTGCAAAGTGAGAGCTTGAGGCTAACGCATAAGAAGAAGATTGGGGTTTTTAGAGCAGGAAGGGGCCTTAAAGATGACTGAGTCCAGATTCCTAGGGCCTATACTCAGGACAACAAGAGCGGAGAGAAACAGTTTTCTCTCACAGTGGTACCTCTGTTAGGCTGTCATGAAGGGGAGGCTGTGTGAGGGGATCTGTGTCTGCAGCTCTTTGTCTTACAGGGTTGTGTGGAGCTGGGTGTGTTCCAGGATTGCGTGTTGTGGATTGTGTGGTTTGGGCTGTGGGGCTTGGAGCTGAGCAGTGACCTGCAGCCCAGAGGTCCAGAGTTCTGATGCTGACTCACCTTTGAGGTTTGGGTATTGGGCCTGAGGATGGTGCGGGCCTCCTTCCTTGGAGGGATgaatgggggtggagggatgggggacaGAGTGAAAGCTTCCTTCTCTGATTTATGGGGAATTCCAACTCCACCCTCTCATTCTGGGAGCATAGTGAGCTGAGAAGGACCCACTTCTGAGAGGGCAGTTTCTCAGGTAAGCCTGCCACAACCAGGCTCTTTGAGTGAGTCTGGAATCTAGGCACATGTCTTAGGGCCCCGCTGCTCCCCACTAAGCTGCCCCAACTGGCAACTAGTCAATTCCTTATGACTCAGTGGTATCTGAACCAGGAGGTATCTATTTTCCTGGTACACACCCATCCCACACTCAGGCTCACCAGCCTGTGCCTAAGCTCACAGAGATGGGCCAGGTGAAAAGCACCTGGGAGTGTTTCTACAGGCCCACTGCCCAAGGAAGCGACTGAGGATCGAGGCGCCAGGCGGGCTCTATCTTCCCAGCATGCGTGGAGATGCTGGAATCCCTGGGAAAGAGTGTTCCTGCCCAGAGATTTGCTGCCTGGATCCTCTGAAAGACAGAGCCCTcacgtccctctccctctgattcaAAAGCATCCACAAGCAGAAAGGACCCCAGCCTAGTAAGTAGATGTGGTTTCCAGCATGGAGCATGTCACCATTTCTTCGCTGTCCTTGGGTTTGTTCATCTACAATGTGAGAATAACAACCAAATCTGTCCTACCGGTTATTTTGAGATGCCGTGAGATACTGTTGGTGAAAGTGCTTTGGAAAATTTATGCAACGTGACACAAGTGTaagatattattattaaacaaCCCAGAGCTCTTACTCATTGCTCACAGCATTCCCCAGCCTTTTAATATGCCTCCTCTTGGGAAGACCAAAACCAGTGCTTCTTCATCTTTATTGTGGAAATGAATCACTTGGGATGTTGTTAAAATGAGAATTTGGATTCAGTAggtctgttgtttggctcagatTCTGCATTTCCCTTGCTCCCACATGATGTCAATACAGCTGATCTTGGGTACCATAGGCGAGCAGCAAGGACCAGAAGTACCCCTCCGAGGAAAGGAGAATTAAATCTTCCAATGGGTGGTTGAGAGGAAACAGCTTAGAAAATGCAGCAGAAGTATGGGGTTATTCAAACAGCTTGCAATCCAAGATGGCCTGCTATTCTCAAAGGATAAACTccctttttcagaaaaacagagagcaagaggcagagaggagagggggagcaAGAAGCTGTGGGcatggggacagaggcagagagagaaggggagagacagagagatacacagagagaaacagagagagacaaagaaaaaaagacagggaTACTCGGGGGCAAGGACCCCTGGACAGGTCACTTCGGGGACCTCTCCGTGGAGCAGCCACCGTTGGTCTTACTAAGAGAGTCTGTGCTGCCCATTTTTGAGCCCACACTGTTGAGGATCTTGTCAATTTCACTTGGGATGTTTTGCTTCTCTTCATTCTCAGTCTCCCGATGGTAGAAGTAATTAAAGTTGGAGACGATGACAGGCACAGGGAGGGCAACAGTGAGGACCCCCGCGATGGCGCACAGAGTGCCCACAATCTTTCCCCCGGGAGTGATTGGGCACATGTCACCGTAGCCCACAGTTGTCATGGTGACTACTGCCCACCAGAAGCCATCCGGAATGCTAGAGAAATGGGACTCAGGCTCATCCACCTCGGCAAAGTAGACCGCGCTGGAGAAGAGGATGACCccaatgaaaaggaagaagatgaGCAGCCCCAGCTCCCGCATGGAAGCCTTCAGCGTCTGGCCCAGGATCTGCAGCCCCTTGGAGTGCCGGGAGAGCTTGAAGATGCGGAAGACCCGTACCAGCCGGATGATCCTCAGGATGGCCAGGGACATGTTCTGTTGGGTGCTGGGCTCTGTCTCCTGGACCAGCTCCGTGATGAGGGTTGCAAAGTAGGGGATGATGGAGATGATATCAATGATGTTCATGATGTTCCTGAAGAAGTCAGTCTTGCTGGGGCAGACCACAAACCGGAGCACCAGCTCCAAGGTGAACCAAACGATGCAGGTGGACTCCACCATGAAGAAAGGGTCAGTGAACATGGTGTGGGAGAGGACTGACTTGCTTGTGTTGACGCCGGGGTCTCTCACGACCTTCAGCTCCCTCTCCTCCCGGAACTCTGGTAGTGTTTCCAGGCAGAAGATGGTGATGGAGATGACCACAACCAGCACAGAGACCACGGCCACGCCCCGGGCGGCGCTGGAGCTCTCGGGGTACTCGAAGAGGAGCCAGAACTGCCGGTGGAAGTCATTGGTGGGGAGCAATGTTTCAGGGTCTTTGATGAAGCCTTCGTCCTCCCGGAACTGGTCCATGGCCTCGCTACCCAGCTCATAGAAGGAGATTTCATCAGCGAAGACGTCGATGGGGACGTTGGCGGGGCGCCGGATCTTCCCACCTGATTGGTAGTAATACAGGATTCCATCAAAACTCGGCCGGTTCCGGTCAAAGAAATACTCGTTTCTCATGGAGTCAAAGAAGTACATCCTTTTCTCGCGGTCTCCCAGGAGGGTCTCGGGGAACTGATTGAGGGTTCCGAGCTGGGTCTCAAACCTCAGCCCGGCAATGTTGATGATCACCCGCTGGTTTCCTTCATTCAGGACCACTGGCTCAGGCCCTGGGGAATCGACATCGTCTCTTGAGAGCTTGGAGAAGGCCGTCTCATGGTTGGTACCGTCACCAATGAGGCTCCTCCAGTTGGAGAAGGGGCTGCTCCCAGGACGGCCTTTTGGGCTGGTTGGGTCAAAGTCTGTGGCATAGCCTGGCTCTTCGTGGATTTCATCTGAGTTATCGAAATTGACCAGAGCCACCTCCATTTCCTTCCAGCCACACACATCCATCCTAGGGTGGTTCAGGAAAGCAGCATGAAGACCCTCAGTCTTCCTGGCCTGCCATGACCTGTGGAGATGAGGAAGG
This Neovison vison isolate M4711 chromosome 2, ASM_NN_V1, whole genome shotgun sequence DNA region includes the following protein-coding sequences:
- the KCNA10 gene encoding potassium voltage-gated channel subfamily A member 10; translated protein: MDVCGWKEMEVALVNFDNSDEIHEEPGYATDFDPTSPKGRPGSSPFSNWRSLIGDGTNHETAFSKLSRDDVDSPGPEPVVLNEGNQRVIINIAGLRFETQLGTLNQFPETLLGDREKRMYFFDSMRNEYFFDRNRPSFDGILYYYQSGGKIRRPANVPIDVFADEISFYELGSEAMDQFREDEGFIKDPETLLPTNDFHRQFWLLFEYPESSSAARGVAVVSVLVVVISITIFCLETLPEFREERELKVVRDPGVNTSKSVLSHTMFTDPFFMVESTCIVWFTLELVLRFVVCPSKTDFFRNIMNIIDIISIIPYFATLITELVQETEPSTQQNMSLAILRIIRLVRVFRIFKLSRHSKGLQILGQTLKASMRELGLLIFFLFIGVILFSSAVYFAEVDEPESHFSSIPDGFWWAVVTMTTVGYGDMCPITPGGKIVGTLCAIAGVLTVALPVPVIVSNFNYFYHRETENEEKQNIPSEIDKILNSVGSKMGSTDSLSKTNGGCSTERSPK